The Gossypium hirsutum isolate 1008001.06 chromosome D03, Gossypium_hirsutum_v2.1, whole genome shotgun sequence genomic interval tatgtgacttaattgatatattattaataatttgaaaatcaatttaaaataaaaattataatttaaaaatatttggtgcaattaactcaaaatttaattacatgatttttttaatCATATCCAAAAAAATTTACGCGCCAGGTAGGGGTCGAACCTACTGCCTTCTGCTTAGGAAACAGACGCTCTATCCACTGAGCTACAAGCGCCAGTTGTAATCTTTATACTACTATCATTACTTAACTGTAGATCtctgtcctttttctttttaactttaaacttacatttaacaataaaaagaaaGTCAGAAGGAAATTACATAAAAAGAGATGGGCTCAAAAAACTGAGATTCATTCTGAAGTGTgattattttagtgcaaaatattatTCTCTACGTTTGACTTGAGTTTGGCTAAAACTACCATACTCCATAAATTATTGCAGAcgtttttatattaataaacgaattataatttaatatttttattaaaaaataagtaaattagttattatgttttgaaataaaaaaagtaaatcgatcattttattaaaaaattatctatttttaatattaaaaattaattcatatacatcaaaataaaatgcatatGCCACACCACgtgtaattatttaattattttattaactacCTTAACttttaatgattaaaaaaaattaacaaaaatatcaattttatccAATATTTTACGGGATATGGAATCCtcagcaaataaataaaattcctaaATTCCATAATACCTAAATTACTCTCATATAAGTTTACAAATTACCAACCGTTGGTCGGTTCGTTACTCTGCTTTTCAGAAGCGTAAAGTGTTAGTTGCGTGTAAATCTCGAGCGCCAAAAATCAACGGTCAAGATTTCATCAACACATGAATAtcgttaattatttaatttttatactttaatttaacaTAGTTTAATCATTTTACTTCTTTTTCTAATATCGTtatctaaaattattaattattttagttaaaacaagaatcaaatttagtaattttttattttaatggatatttagaaggaaaagaaaaaagagtgtATAAATATAGGAGaaattccaaaacaatttcatgaAGCTTGTTGTTAGCAATTGCTTTGATCTTCCCTAAGAATAACCAATTTCCAAAGATAAACcattatttttcttcaaatccACTCTGTATATCTAAAATTCCATTGGTTAATAATCAtccttttgtaaaaaaaattggggATTGGGATTTGTAAATCTCCACCCTCAAAACATGAATATGGAAGAACTTTAGTTGATTCATTCTATTGTGGGGAGGTGGaataattttcaactttttttttcattatccaaGAACTTTTCAAGTTTAATGTTGAAgaggaattgaaaaaaaaaatcaaaacccaaaaaaattcataaaaaacccaacttttttcttctttctttttaggaACTTGAAAAGCCTtggataataataacaataatggcTGCTGAAGGTATTCAAATTTgctctttttttaataaaaaaaatgggttCTTTTTGGataaagattttatttttctttttttaaatgcaGGGATAAAATCAGACAAGGAATCTCCAAGGGGTGTATTGGAAAACCCTGGGGTTGGATCAGATTCAGATAGCAGCACTTGCAGCAGCAGCAGTTCAAGCTTGAGTTTACAAGAGAAACCGGTTCCttctttatcttcttcttctacATCCAATAAGAACAACCTGGATTTCAATGGTTTACAATGGAAGAGTATATTTGGGACTTTCAAGAAAAAATCCCCCATAAGTTTCTCAATCTTCCCTTTGGTTACTAGTTATGAGATTTCTAGGAagaattttatgaagaaaatTGCTAAACTTTATGGTtctgaggaagatgatgattgtATCCCACAAGTTAAACCTTCATGGAAGAATTTTTCTTACGCTGACCTAGCTGCTGCTACTGATAATTTCAGTCAAAGTAagctattttaattaatttacatcATTAATGAATGATTAATCCCCGTTTTTGTTTTTTGTATTATAGAGAATTTGCTTGGAGAAGGTGGAAGTGCTGAAGTGTATAAAGGGGTATTATCTGATGGTAAAGTTGTGGCAGTGAAGAAGTTTATTAAAAATGACAAGGAAACTGAAGAGAGAGCCGGTGATTTATTATCGGAACTCGGGATTATTACGCATATTAATCATCCGAATGCCGCTCATTTGATCGGTTATAGCATCGATCGCGGCTTGATTTTAGTCCTCGAGTTTTCGCCTCATGGCAGCCTCGCTTCTGTGCTTTTTGGTAACCATCTGTGATTACCATTGCCATTGCCAAGCTCTGTTGGAGACTaatgaggatattgttgatgcATTTGCAGGTTCAATTGAGCAGTCCCTTGATTGGAA includes:
- the LOC107950485 gene encoding receptor-like cytosolic serine/threonine-protein kinase RBK1; this encodes MAAEGIKSDKESPRGVLENPGVGSDSDSSTCSSSSSSLSLQEKPVPSLSSSSTSNKNNLDFNGLQWKSIFGTFKKKSPISFSIFPLVTSYEISRKNFMKKIAKLYGSEEDDDCIPQVKPSWKNFSYADLAAATDNFSQKNLLGEGGSAEVYKGVLSDGKVVAVKKFIKNDKETEERAGDLLSELGIITHINHPNAAHLIGYSIDRGLILVLEFSPHGSLASVLFGSIEQSLDWKRRFKVVLGIAEGLKYLHHECPRRIIHRDIKASNILLTEDYQAQISDFGLAKWLPENWEHHVVHPIEGTFGYLAPEYFMHGIVDEKTDVFAFGVLLLEILTGRRAVDLSSRQSLVIWAKPLLESNNVEELVDPRLGDNYNPTELKRAMLTASLCISHLSTMRPSMMKVVDMLKNGEQGLLEYQPKSSGEKAMIIDNCDSQAYNRTSYQNDLNRHMQLVME